A part of Tachyglossus aculeatus isolate mTacAcu1 unplaced genomic scaffold, mTacAcu1.pri SUPER_34, whole genome shotgun sequence genomic DNA contains:
- the TMC6 gene encoding transmembrane channel-like protein 6: MARSPSFVLNIQEPEGDPSQDPSPCDESGLQSSFHQLIEEQSQQAEALELQERLLGDPDNGQGPGPPEYSSATLQILASMPSRTIGRSRGAIISQYYNRTVKLRRRNTRPALRDVAGSARPTIRQYHLDLEPTTREEEEEKQSLLVKELQALPVGQRYHTLRSMPLSLAEKRRLWQDSCDWTGRPSRGRRGQEFLPCCSYLKYHCIIALRGLWYRLLSGLHALQPWHNALKQISGQFGSSVLSYFLFLKTLLTFNALLLFFFLTFIVALQAAFPPPQEAARRPAFVGLELLTGAGYFTHTVMYYGYYSNFTLNQPCSSTANASHCPPGEVSLPYNMPLAYLLTTGVAFFVTCIVLVYSMSHSFGESYRVGSTLGAHAVAVFCSWDYKVTDLRGIRLQQDNLRTQLKELVADWQLRRHPLGWWRRLCQLARVVLVWMLCLSVAVGFAIAVYYFSEYLHQSDRPVASGSGPWEQEAKLLVLPLVVGLINLLVPYLYMLLTTWELHDSPGLEVYMAICRNLILKMVILGLLCFHWLSRKVRALQDQCWETFVGQELYRFVVMDFIFTLLDTLFGELVWRLISEKREGKRKPEFDIGRNVLELIYGQTLTWLGVLFSPLLPAVQIIKLLLLFWVKKASLMANCQAPGKPWQASHMSTVFITLLCFPSFLGAAIFLSYAIWSVRPSGTCGPFRNLDTMYEAGKTWVRRLEGAGPHVSWFVWIHQYLVENTFFLFVLSALLLTVIYLNIQVVKGQRRVIRRLKEQISNEGEDKEFLISKLHAIYGRRDPSL; encoded by the exons ATGGCCCGTTCGCCCTCCTTTGTCCTCAACATCCAGGAGCCTGAGGGGGACCCCAG CCAGGACCCCAGCCCCTGTGACGAGAGCGGTTTGCAGAGCTCCTTCCACCAGCTGATAGAGGAGCAGAGCCAGCAGGCCGaggccctggagctgcaggagaggCTCCTCGGGGACCCAG ACAACGGCCAAGGCCCCGGCCCGCCCGAATACTCGTCGGCCACGCTGCAGATCCTGGCCAGCATGCCCAGCCGCACCATCG GGCGCAGCCGAGGGGCCATCATCTCCCAGTACTACAACCGTACGGTCAAGCTGCGGCGCAGGAACACCCGGCCCGCACTGAGGGACGTGGCGGGCTCGGCCCGCCCCACCATCCGGCAGTACCACCTGGACCTGGAGCCCAccaccagggaggaggaggaag agaagcagagcctCCTGGTGAAGGAACTGCAGGCCCTTCCCGTGGGCCAGCGATACCACACGCTGCGCTCGATGCCCCTGAGCCTGGCCGAGAAGCGTCGTCTCTG GCAGGACAGCTGTGACTGGACGGGCAGGCCGAGCAGAGGGCGACGTGGCCAGGAATTCCTTCcttgctgcagttacctcaaaTACCACTGCATCATA GCCCTGCGCGGCCTGTGGTACAGGCTCCTGTCGGGCCTGCACGCCCTCCAGCCTTGGCACAACGCCCTGAAGCAGATCAGCGGGCAGTTCGGGTCCAGCGTCCTCTCCTACTTCCTGTTCCTCAAGACCCTGCTCACCTTCAACgctctgctcctcttcttcttcctgacCTTCATCGTGGCCCTACAGGccgccttccccccgccccaagaAGCCGCCCGCCGGCCCGCCTTCGTGGGTCTGGAGCTCCTCACCGGGGCC GGTTACTTCACCCACACGGTGATGTACTACGGCTACTACAGTAACTTCACCCTGAACCaaccctgctcctccaccgcCAACGCCAGTCACTGCCCTCCTGGAGAGGTCAGCCTGCCCTATAACATGCCGCTGGCCTACCTGCTTACCACTGGAGTCGCCTTCTTCGTCACTTGCATCGTCCTGGTGTacag CATGTCCCACTCCTTCGGGGAGAGCTACAGGGTGGGCAGCACCCTGGGGGCCCACGCCGTCGCCGTCTTCTGCTCGTGGGACTACAAGGTGACCGACTTGCGCGGCATCCGGCTGCAGCAGGACAACCTCCGCACCCAGCTGAAG GAGCTGGTGGCGGACTGGCAACTGAGGCGGCACCCGCTGGGCTGGTGGAGGCGACTGTGCCAGCTGGCGAGGGTGGTGCTCGTGTGGATGCTGTGCCTGAGCGTGGCTGTGGGCTTTGCCATCGCTGTCTATTACTTCTCTGAATATTTGCACCAG AGTGACAGGCCTGTCGCCTCCGGGAGCGGCCCGTGGGAGCAGGAGGCCAAACTGCTGGTGCTGCCCTTGGTCGTGGGGCTCATCAACCTGCTGGTGCCCTACCTCTACATGCTGCTGACCACCTGGGAGCTGCACGACTCACCCGGGCTGGAGGTCTACATGGCTATCTGCAG AAACCTGATCTTGAAAATGGTGATCCTGGGGCTGCTGTGCTTTCACTGGCTGAGCCGCAAAGTCAGGGCGCTGCAGGACCAG TGCTGGGAGACGTTTGTGGGGCAGGAGCTCTACCGCTTCGTGGTGATGGACTTCATCTTCACCCTGCTGGACACCCTGTTTGGGGAGCTGGTCTGGAG GCTCATCAGCGAGAAGCGGGAGGGGAAGCGAAAGCCCGAGTTCGACATCGGCCGGAACGTGTTGGAGCTGATTTACGGGCAGACGCTGACCTG GTTGGGGGTcctgttttccccccttctcccggcTGTGCAGATCATcaagctgctgctgctcttctgGGTCAAGAAA GCCAGCCTGATGGCCAACTGCCAGGCTCCCGGCAAGCCGTGGCAGGCGTCTCACATGAGCACCGTCTTCATCACGCTCCTgtgctttccctccttcctgggcGCGGCCATCTTCCTGTCCTACGCCATCTGGTC AGTGAGGCCGTCCGGCACGTGCGGTCCCTTCCGGAACCTGGACACCATGTACGAAGCCGGCAAGACCTGGGTCCGCCGGCTGGAAGGGGCCGGCCCCCACGTCTCCTGGTTCGTCTGGATCCACCAGTACCTGGTGGAGAACACGTTCTTCCTCTTCGTGCTGTCCGCCCTGCTGCT AACCGTCATCTACCTCAACATCCAGGTGGTGAAGGGGCAGCGCAGAGTCATCCGCCGCCTCAAGGAGCAGATCAGCAAT gagggagaagataaaGAATTTCTCATCAGTAAGCTG